The following is a genomic window from Pedobacter sp. MC2016-14.
TATAAAGAGGATATTCGTTTCCATCTTCCCAAACGGTTGTTTCTTTAGTCTCTACACAAGATTTTGTTAAAAATGCATATTCATTAGACATGTCTTTGAACACAACAAATCTATAGCTTGATGGATGAAGATCTTTTTTCATATTATAATATTTTTTATATATTGTCGCTTATTTTTAAAGGATGCAAATATCCGAATTATATTTCTCAATAGCAAGTATGTAAGAAAAATATTTAATAATTAACACTCTTTGCCTAATTTTATCTCCTGGCAAAGTTCTATCAAAACTCCACTGGCTTGTTTTGGATGAACAAAACAAACTAGTTTATTGTCTGCTCCTGGTTTTGGCAGCTCGCTTAAAAGTTGAAATCCCTCGGCTTTTAACCTGTCCATTTCCT
Proteins encoded in this region:
- a CDS encoding type B 50S ribosomal protein L31, whose product is MKKDLHPSSYRFVVFKDMSNEYAFLTKSCVETKETTVWEDGNEYPLYKLEISHTSHPFYTGKMKLVDTAGRIDKFKTRYAKK